The genome window TCGATATGTTCTTTTCATGTTGGCAAAAGGTTTGGTGGTGTTGTGGTTTGAAACAGGACCATGGGGTAGCTCATGGAAAGTATCATATGGGGTAACTGTTGGACCTTTATAAGTGGAGCTTCTTTTATAATCAAAGAGAAAATCATTAATATATGTATTTGGTCCAGCCCATTTCAGCACTTTTGAGTTTTGCCAGTAGAAATTCCATATAACGTGAATTAGCATGAATTTTATATGGTCCGTCACTTGCTTGAGATTGTTTACTGATATTATGAACTTGATGCAATTTATGATGGTTATATGTTTCCAATTGACCCATGTACTTTAATATGTGGTGAACGTGGAGAGGATATAAAGGTGTCCTAGGTTTGAATTCAAATGGCATTATGTCTATAGATTTAGacctgtcaaaaaaaaaaaaaaaaaaggaactatgTCTATAAATTTAGTGATGAGACTGTCATATGCAAGTTAGGTTGCAGAGGAAATGAAATCTTCACTCATTGCCTTCTTAAGCTCTTTTAGCCTAAAAATCCTTGGGCCATTTTTCTCAATAGCCTCTTTAGTTTGTACTAACCTAAACTCAACCTCTCTCACCGTAGGTGTATCAAGATTATTCTCAGGGAGTTCGACTTGAGGTGGTATGGCTTGAATGCAACCTAGGTTAATGTATCCCTCACACTATTCATCTATGTCTTTGATTTCATCAATGTTAGGCTCATAGATTGGCTTTTCTAGATCTTCCACATAACTCTCTTACTTGTCCATAAATGAGGGAAGCCCTCACTGGGGCACTTGGCAGCAACATGACCAAAGCCTTCACATTTAAAGCATTTGACTTGAGAGTTCAGAGTGAGGGGCGCACTAACTGTCCATTTTCCCCTTTTCATATTTACTGACACATTATGGGGGTTGGACATGGACTGAGGTGGAACTACTGGTTGTTTACCACTCAATGACGGATGGTTACTTACGTGTCAGGTGTCAGGTTGCTTAAAAATCTGTAGCTTGATGACCATTTTGTAATTCTAAACAAAGGTGGTGACTTCACAGAGAACTAACTCTTTCTTGAGGCCTTCATTTAGGCCTCACCTAAATCTACACAATGTTATCAGCTCATCTCACCTAACTCTTTCTTGACACATACTATGATTGTTACTTCCTAAAGCAAGCTCCTATGCCATTGGGACCCCAACACATGTTATTTGCACAATCGAAGAGTGGAATGTGTTCCTGTGCTCTTAATAATGTACTTTCTATATGTTTTAATGAGCTCTAACTCAAATGACACCTTCTTCCCTTATAAGAGCAATGTAGGGGAAGGTTGTCAATTCAAGTCACACTTATTGCAGTGCATGTGTAAATTACcaattaacaaaaaagaaaattcccaatATTCTCTCTATCACTCTGCAAAGTTATGGACATGTGCACACACCttacacatatacacacacacaaaaaaaaagagtttatttTTTGAGGGGGTGGGGCGGGGGGATAGAGGAAACAGGTTACAGgtgctctctttctctttctacccctctctctctctctctctctatatatatatatatatatataacatgcaTACATGTTGTAATGTTTTCGGTCAGAAAATGCCAATGGAGCTCTAGCTCAACTGGCACTTTTTAGTCAGCGAATGCCACGTCAAAGTGAACACTTGAAATATCAATTGAAGTGTTATGTGTCAAAGCCTTATTAACCCATCATTTCTTCTCTAAAATCCTTGAGTCAAATAGTTTGCTTAGAGTAATATACAAAGCTTTCTTTCTTCCCATCAGGTTAAATGCTGACCTCTCTTATTTGTTTCTATGTTTCAgactagaaaattttttaaccACAATATGTTCTTTTCTAAAAGCTTCTCCATTTAGAtatctttttggaaatatttCAAATGCTTGTCAGTTGTACCAACTCAttcaattgtaaattttgattaggagaaaaaaaaagggggggggggggggtagggTGGGACTTTTAAGATCCATACATGGCTGATATTAAGCCCCATAACtccttttctactttttttgtGGATCTATAACAAcaagagcattttttttttcagttgtaTTGTATTAGACTTGTACTTGCATGCAAAACCTTAACTCCCCCCTGATTCTGCCCCGAACTTCTACTACCCTTCTGTCCTGGTTTCTGCTTTAATTGCTGGGTGTTCAGAAATGCATGCTATTGGCATCTGTTTTTGTTATAATCATTATCATTTATAACTTTTCTGTCCTGCTTCAGGTTATTATCCTTGTAGGTCTGGAACATGGCCACTTAGCCCAAGTGCCAAACACAACTTCGCCTCTACCATTCAGGCTACTGCTGCCCAGAAAAGATGGGCATCTCAAGCCACCAATAAAGAAGATGACAACAAGATTAGTATCGGACCACAAAGAGGGGCAGCTGAAAAAGACACTGCGATTGCTTATCATGGCCCAATCTCTACCACCATTAAGAAAGTAAAGCTTCTTTCTCTTTCAACCTGCTGCCTCTCTGTATCACTGGGCCCAGTAATAACCTTCATGACATCTCCTGATATGAATGTGGTTCTCAAGGGTGCAGTAGCGGCATCTGTTATATTTCTCAGTGCTACCACCACTGGTGCCCTCCACTGGTTTGTAAGTCCTTATGTTCACAAGCTCAGGTGGCAGCCTGGTTCAGATAGCTTCGATGTG of Quercus lobata isolate SW786 chromosome 8, ValleyOak3.0 Primary Assembly, whole genome shotgun sequence contains these proteins:
- the LOC115958276 gene encoding uncharacterized protein LOC115958276, coding for MARAALFHLLRSQSKQLSSSSRTFASGYYPCRSGTWPLSPSAKHNFASTIQATAAQKRWASQATNKEDDNKISIGPQRGAAEKDTAIAYHGPISTTIKKVKLLSLSTCCLSVSLGPVITFMTSPDMNVVLKGAVAASVIFLSATTTGALHWFVSPYVHKLRWQPGSDSFDVEMLSWLATSIPRTIKFADIRHPETNRPFVTFKANGSFYFVDSDHCHNKALLARLTPQKYESAFKNL